In Haemorhous mexicanus isolate bHaeMex1 chromosome 6, bHaeMex1.pri, whole genome shotgun sequence, a single window of DNA contains:
- the NDUFS3 gene encoding NADH dehydrogenase [ubiquinone] iron-sulfur protein 3, mitochondrial gives MWAAAAARVLARAALRAGAAPAAARARLAGSSAADTRPTVRPKNEVEQKQLCVFGEYVAEILPKYIQQVQVTCFNELELLIHPDGIIPVLTFLRDHTNAQFKSLADLTAVDVPSRQYRFEIVYNLLSLRFNSRIRVKTYTDELTPVDSAVPVHKAANWYEREVWDMYGVFFANHPDLRRILTDYGFEGHPFRKDFPLSGYVEVRYDDEVKRVVAEPVELAQEFRKFDLNSPWEAFPAYRPVPEPLKIEAGAKKEDAK, from the exons ATgtgggcggcggcggcggcgcgggtCCTGGCGCGGGCCGCACTGCGAG CTGGCGCGGCACCGGCGGCGGCACGGGCCCGGCTGGCTGGGAGCTCCGCCGCGGACACTCGCC cTACTGTCAGACCAAAAAATGAAGTAGAGCAGAAGCAGCTATGTGTTTTTGGGGAGTATGTGGCTGAGATTCTGCCCAAGTATATCCAGCAAGTACAG GTGACCTGTTTCAATGAGCTGGAACTTCTGATCCACCCGGATGGGATCATTCCCGTCCTGACCTTCCTTCGTGATCACACCAATGCCCAGTTCAAATCCTTGGCAGACCTGACTGCCGTAGATGTCCCGTCTCGGCAGTACCGCTTTGAG ATTGTGTACAACCTCTTGTCGCTACGGTTCAACAGCCGGATCCGTGTGAAGACGTACACCGATGAGCTGACACCTGTCGActcagcagtgcctgtgcaCAAGGCAGCAAACTGGTATGAAAGAGAG GTTTGGGACATGTATGGTGTTTTCTTTGCCAACCACCCTGATCTAAGGCGAATCCTCACAGATTATGGGTTTGAGGGCCATCCATTCCGGAAGGACTTCCCACTCTCTGGTTATGTGGAG GTGAGGTATGATGATGAAGTCAAACGGGTGGTGGCAGAGCCTGTGGAGCTAGCACAGGAATTTCGCAAGTTCGATCTGAATAGCCCGTGGGAGGCATTTCCTGCCTATCGTCCAGTTCCAGAACCCCTGAAAATAGAAGCAGGAGCCAAGAAAGAAGATGCCAAAtag
- the KBTBD4 gene encoding kelch repeat and BTB domain-containing protein 4 isoform X1: MKGGAADCWRSDLCSTMDSSEETGGSSAEENYFVNYTFTDRSHSGRVAQGIMKLCLEDELFADVTISVEGKEFQLHRLVLSAQSCFFRSMFTSNLKEAHNRVIELQDVSESVFQLLVDYIYHGTVKLRAEELQETYEVADMYQLTALFEECSRFLARTVQVRNCLQVMWLADQHSDMELYTAAKHCAKSHLSQLQETEEFLHLPLRLLTDILTDGVPCSQNPTVAIETWINFNKEERAGFSETLRSSLKVIGENVHIYLIGKESSRTHSLAVSLHCADDDSISVSGQNSLCHQITAACKHGSDLYVVGGSIPRRMWKCNNATIDWEWCAPLPRDRLQHTLVSVPSKDAIYSLGGKTLQDTLSNAVIYYRVRDNVWTETSQLEVAVSGAAGVNLNGVIYLLGGEENDLDFFTKPSRLIQCYDTNTEKCHVKPYVLPFAGCMHAAVHKDVVFIVAEGDSLLCYNPLLDSFTRLCLPDAWSSVPSLWKIASCNGSIYVFRDRYKKGDANTFKLNPATSVVTVTSGIKVLLTNLQFVLA; this comes from the exons ATGAAGGGAGGCGCCGCAG ATTGCTGGAGGTCTGATTTGTGCAGCACCATGGACTCTTCAGAAGAGACTGGAGGCTCCTCTGCAGAAGAAAACTACTTTGTGAACTACACCTTCACTGACCGCTCCCACTCGGGCCGCGTGGCCCAGGGTATTATGAAATTATGCTTGGAGGATGAGCTCTTTGCTGATGTTACAATATCAGTGGAAGGCAAAGAATTCCAGCTGCACCGTTTGGTCCtctcagctcagagctgcttttttcGTTCCATGTTCACTTCCAACCTAAAGGAGGCCCACAACCGGGTGATTGAGCTGCAGGATGTTAGTGAGAGTGTCTTTCAGCTCCTTGTGGACTATATTTACCATGGAACTGTAAAGCTGAGGGCAGAGGAATTGCAGGAAACCTATGAAGTGGCAGACATGTACCAGCTGACTGCCCTTTTTGAAGAGTGCTCCCGCTTTTTGGCCCGTACGGTGCAGGTTAGAAACTGTCTGCAGGTCATGTGGTTGGCAGATCAACACAGTGACATGGAGCTCTACACAGCTGCCAAACACTGTGCAAAGTCACATTTGTCTCAGCtgcaggagacagaggagttCCTACACCTGCCTCTCCGCCTGCTGACAGACATCCTTACAG ATGGCGTTCCGTGTTCTCAGAATCCAACAGTTGCCATAGAAACCTGGATAAACTTCAACAAGGAGGAGCGAGCAGGCTTTTCGGAGACTCTGCGATCGAGTCTGAAG GTGATTGGAGAAAATGTTCACATCTACCTGATTGGAAAGGAGTCATCACGTACACATTCCCTCGCTGTCTCTCTGCACTGTGCTGACGATGACTCCATCAGTGTGAGTGGCCAGAACAGCCTGTGTCACCAGATCACCGCAGCCTGCAAGCACGGCAGTGACCTGTACGTCGTTGGTGGCTCCATTCCACGGCGCATGTGGAAGTGCAACAATGCAACTATAGATTGGGAATGGTGTGCTCCTCTGCCCCGTGACCGGCTCCAGCACACACTGGTCTCTGTGCCGAGCAAGGATGCAATATATTCACTGGGGGGGAAAACTCTACAGGACACTCTCTCTAATGCTGTCATATATTACAGAGTACGAGACAACGTCTGGACGGAGACCAGCCAGTTGGAAGTGGCagtctctggagctgcaggggtgaACCTTAATGGTGTCATTTACTTGCTGGGTGGGGAGGAAAACGACTTAGACTTCTTCACCAAGCCCTCTCGGCTCATTCAGTGCTATGATACCAACACGGAGAAATGCCACGTGAAGCCATACGTACTGCCTTTCGCAGGGTGCATGCACGCTGCTGTGCACAAGGATGTGGTGTTCATTGTGGCCGAAGGCGATTCACTGCTCTGCTACAATCCCCTGTTGGATAGCTTCACCCGGCTCTGCCTCCCAGATGCCTGGAGCTCAGTACCCTCCCTCTGGAAAATTGCCAGCTGCAATGGCAGCATCTATGTCTTTCGCGACCGCTATAAAAAGGGCGATGCAAATACTTTTAAACTTAACCCAGCCACCTCTGTTGTAACAGTCACAAGTGGCATCAAAGTGCTGCTCACTAACCTGCAGTTTGTCCTGGCCTAA
- the KBTBD4 gene encoding kelch repeat and BTB domain-containing protein 4 isoform X2 — translation MDSSEETGGSSAEENYFVNYTFTDRSHSGRVAQGIMKLCLEDELFADVTISVEGKEFQLHRLVLSAQSCFFRSMFTSNLKEAHNRVIELQDVSESVFQLLVDYIYHGTVKLRAEELQETYEVADMYQLTALFEECSRFLARTVQVRNCLQVMWLADQHSDMELYTAAKHCAKSHLSQLQETEEFLHLPLRLLTDILTDGVPCSQNPTVAIETWINFNKEERAGFSETLRSSLKVIGENVHIYLIGKESSRTHSLAVSLHCADDDSISVSGQNSLCHQITAACKHGSDLYVVGGSIPRRMWKCNNATIDWEWCAPLPRDRLQHTLVSVPSKDAIYSLGGKTLQDTLSNAVIYYRVRDNVWTETSQLEVAVSGAAGVNLNGVIYLLGGEENDLDFFTKPSRLIQCYDTNTEKCHVKPYVLPFAGCMHAAVHKDVVFIVAEGDSLLCYNPLLDSFTRLCLPDAWSSVPSLWKIASCNGSIYVFRDRYKKGDANTFKLNPATSVVTVTSGIKVLLTNLQFVLA, via the exons ATGGACTCTTCAGAAGAGACTGGAGGCTCCTCTGCAGAAGAAAACTACTTTGTGAACTACACCTTCACTGACCGCTCCCACTCGGGCCGCGTGGCCCAGGGTATTATGAAATTATGCTTGGAGGATGAGCTCTTTGCTGATGTTACAATATCAGTGGAAGGCAAAGAATTCCAGCTGCACCGTTTGGTCCtctcagctcagagctgcttttttcGTTCCATGTTCACTTCCAACCTAAAGGAGGCCCACAACCGGGTGATTGAGCTGCAGGATGTTAGTGAGAGTGTCTTTCAGCTCCTTGTGGACTATATTTACCATGGAACTGTAAAGCTGAGGGCAGAGGAATTGCAGGAAACCTATGAAGTGGCAGACATGTACCAGCTGACTGCCCTTTTTGAAGAGTGCTCCCGCTTTTTGGCCCGTACGGTGCAGGTTAGAAACTGTCTGCAGGTCATGTGGTTGGCAGATCAACACAGTGACATGGAGCTCTACACAGCTGCCAAACACTGTGCAAAGTCACATTTGTCTCAGCtgcaggagacagaggagttCCTACACCTGCCTCTCCGCCTGCTGACAGACATCCTTACAG ATGGCGTTCCGTGTTCTCAGAATCCAACAGTTGCCATAGAAACCTGGATAAACTTCAACAAGGAGGAGCGAGCAGGCTTTTCGGAGACTCTGCGATCGAGTCTGAAG GTGATTGGAGAAAATGTTCACATCTACCTGATTGGAAAGGAGTCATCACGTACACATTCCCTCGCTGTCTCTCTGCACTGTGCTGACGATGACTCCATCAGTGTGAGTGGCCAGAACAGCCTGTGTCACCAGATCACCGCAGCCTGCAAGCACGGCAGTGACCTGTACGTCGTTGGTGGCTCCATTCCACGGCGCATGTGGAAGTGCAACAATGCAACTATAGATTGGGAATGGTGTGCTCCTCTGCCCCGTGACCGGCTCCAGCACACACTGGTCTCTGTGCCGAGCAAGGATGCAATATATTCACTGGGGGGGAAAACTCTACAGGACACTCTCTCTAATGCTGTCATATATTACAGAGTACGAGACAACGTCTGGACGGAGACCAGCCAGTTGGAAGTGGCagtctctggagctgcaggggtgaACCTTAATGGTGTCATTTACTTGCTGGGTGGGGAGGAAAACGACTTAGACTTCTTCACCAAGCCCTCTCGGCTCATTCAGTGCTATGATACCAACACGGAGAAATGCCACGTGAAGCCATACGTACTGCCTTTCGCAGGGTGCATGCACGCTGCTGTGCACAAGGATGTGGTGTTCATTGTGGCCGAAGGCGATTCACTGCTCTGCTACAATCCCCTGTTGGATAGCTTCACCCGGCTCTGCCTCCCAGATGCCTGGAGCTCAGTACCCTCCCTCTGGAAAATTGCCAGCTGCAATGGCAGCATCTATGTCTTTCGCGACCGCTATAAAAAGGGCGATGCAAATACTTTTAAACTTAACCCAGCCACCTCTGTTGTAACAGTCACAAGTGGCATCAAAGTGCTGCTCACTAACCTGCAGTTTGTCCTGGCCTAA
- the PTPMT1 gene encoding phosphatidylglycerophosphatase and protein-tyrosine phosphatase 1 encodes MGVVEALGAGAARLLFYPSLLYTVARARLPGSRRPWFHRIDDVVLLGALPLRGRIGRLVAEENVRGVVTLTEDYETRFLCFSPQEWEAMGVEQLRLSTVDLTGVPTLENLHKGVEFILRHRASGNSVYVHCKAGRSRSATMVAAYLIQLHHWSPQEAIEAIAKIRPHILIRHKQVQVLEKFHRNMITGTTA; translated from the exons ATGGGGGTGGTGGAGGCGCTGGGCGCCGGCGCGGCGCGGCTTCTCTTCTACCCGTCGCTGCTGTACACGGTGGCGCGGGCGCGGCTGCCCGGGTCCCGCCGGCCCTGGTTCCACCGCATCGACGACGTCGTGCTGCTCGGGGCGCTGCCGCTGCGGGGGCGCATCGGCAGG CTGGTGGCGGAGGAGAACGTGCGCGGCGTGGTCACCCTCACCGAGGACTACGAGACCCGGTTCCTCTGTTTTTCTCCCCAG GAATGGGAGGCAATGGGAGTGGAGCAACTGCGTCTTAGCACTGTGGATCTAACTGGAGTCCCCACCTTGGAAAACCTGCACAAGGGCGTGGAGTTCATCCTGAGACACAGGGCCAGTGGTAACAGTGTCTATGTGCACTGCAAGGCAGGACGTTCCCGCAGCGCCACCATGGTGGCAGCATACTTAATTCAG CTGCATCACTGGAGCCCTCAGGAAGCAATAGAGGCCATTGCCAAGATTCGTCCCCACATCCTCATTCGACACAAGCAAGTCCAGGTCCTGGAGAAATTTCACAGGAACATGATCACTGGGACAACTGCATAA